The DNA region GCTTTTTGTAGGATGAGAAACACCTACGAAGCGTTCCTGCTTTTGCACGATATGACAACGTCTGGATTTAGTCCCGACTCGTTCACCTATTCGTCCCTGATCAGAGGACTGTGCAGGGAGGGAATGCACGATGCTGCCCTCGAGATCATCAGGGTTCTGGATGCAAACTGTTACGGTCCAGATGTTAACCTCTTGAACTCTCTAGTACTCGGGCTATGCACATCGGGGAGAACAGATTTGGCGCTGGGGATTTACGAGGAGATGGTGGAGAAAGGGTACAGGCCGAAGGAGACAACTTACACCTTCATAGTTGAAGGGCTGATTCGCGAGGAAGAAAGGGGGCTGGCGGCTTTAGTTTTGAAAGAGTTGCATATGATAAAAGTGATAGGTAAAATTACGTTGGGGCGGCTTGTGACGCAGTATGACATTGTGGGATTATCAACATTGCAAAAAGCAGATGAGTTTGCATGAAACAGAAGAGAGATGCCACAAtcttggtggttatgttgataTTGTTGTAGTTGAAAATTACTGTGAAATGAGGTTTACCAAAAGTGCAGGgatttttagtgtaattttagTCTGTACTGTTAGAAATTGAGATTGGAGGGGTTCCCTTAGAATCCGTTTGAAAGTTCAAAAGAaattcggaaaatgactttggaaagtcatttttttgaatttgacaCAAAATGAAgttaatacaaaatattcattttagttTAAAGCaaaaaagtcttttttttttgacggAAAATGTCTTCAAAATTTTTACTCAGAAGATAGGCAGTTTTGCGGAACAGAGGCAGTTTCATTCGTCtgaaactgcaattgtgttgaacagatagtgcagttgtgttaaaatgatactgcagttgtgttgaacgaatgaacgaccatggtccatagtataatttgcccggTCTGTCACCTGCCGTATTACTATTTGAGGTAGACCAATTAAAGTTCTTGGACAAGTTAGGCTAGcccttttcttaaaaaaaaaaaaaagtaaaagttgtttttgtttttgtttttgtttttttgttttttttttttcaatttcagaATACGTTTTCTTAAAAATTGTAAACTTGGATTTgtcattttaagaaaaaaaaataaaaaaataataaaaataattatttatacatTTAATCCACATAACTATCATTTGTTTGTTGCATCATTAGTAACCTCTTGAATAAGTTGGTTCTTGATGAAACTTTTTTCATTTaggttaattatattattcctCATACTtaaatggtttatttgacacttcttctttcataaaattttaatacataagTATTGTtatttatcaataaaaatatttttaaaaggcAAATTACACTTTTAATTCCTTAGTTGTTGATCATCATGCAATTTAGTCtctcaatttcaattttaatttatgtggTTCTCAATTGTTTACTGTATTTCAAAGattttaattcattaatttgtaaatataatccGTTTAGTCCCCTcgtccaaatttttttttttaaatagaaggactttattatatttacagCTTGATAAACTAGATTTTAAACATGATCAAGAATTGAAAGGACTACATTAACTGAAATTGAAAATGATGGTCTAAATTGCATAACTCAACAATTAAGGAACCTAAAAATGCAAGTACCCCTTTAAAAACATTGTtgttttactatatataaaactaaaaatatgaatatatgatttaattttaaaggaaataaaatatgatacggagtaattattaaccaataaaaatgtgagtcaaacttatttatcatcatcaAGCCATTCCATCTCTTAGGTATTAAGGAGTTACTGCTTATATTTGTTTTCGACTTTTGCGGGTTGATAGATTTATAAACTTGCCACAACCAATCGGCGGCCGGCCACCTCTGGCCATGGCGCCCTAGCGAGCATAGTGCGCCCCATGGTGTGAAGACGACGCCTTGCCAGAGGGGGCGTAGTATTAAAGGTGTACATGTGTGTGTGGCTAGGGTAGTGAAGACATGCTGATGCAAACATAGGGATGGCATGGACAGTTGGTGGTGGTCATGAAGGGTGAAGCATCTCCGTCCACTTACTTGGTTACTAAcacgaatacacaaacacatcacgacatgtgttactaacataaatacacagaatggttgcctagaatacacagaacggttgcctagaatacacagaattattgcctggaatacacagaatattaacataaatacagagaccgggcgaaacgggaaacatgatttccaaaaaaaacggacggttagtttacaatgctcaaaatgacgtcgtttacgtacgtggtgcacagtataatttgccctattGTCTATTTTGGGCCGCCATTTTGGGTTGGGCCTAGCGCCTCAGATAATAAAGTTACTACTTTCCTATCCCCGCTCTCAATAAAACCATCAATTCCAAATTGGTGGTTATAGGTTTGAATCCCAGTTAGAGGGACTTAAATTTTTTGGGTTGAAAATCTTTAAGAAAGTATAGAAGAGATACTACCTTATAAAGAATCcgagtattttcaaaaaaaaaaaaaaggtaggcTAATAGGAATTAAATGGTTGGCCCAAATACAGTTGTGCATTCAAGGGCCCAATCTTATCACCCTTACTGAGATAACTTCCGGAGTTGCAGTCACAAGATGATGATAACGCCCGACGGCCCGAGATACCGCTACATCCAATCCTTTTCTGAACTtccagaagaagaaagaagaaagtaaACAAGGGTCACTCTACTGTATGTTCCTCCTTAGCTCCATTTCCCTTTAATCTCTTTCTTGATTTCCTGcatttttaatctttaaatGCTCAACCACTTTTTTTCATAACTTCATATGAAGTTTCTTGTCCTGTCAAAATTCTGGATATAAGGAATTCTTTATTCGTTGTTTTTTATTCCCGAAACTGTTCAATTCATGACTATGCTTATAAATTCATCGCCTCCATTAACAAACCCATCTTCGGATCTCGCAAGAAAACCCTGCGAATTCTTGCCCGAAAGGCCCAAACTTTATGACTCATTCCTGCATAAGAAGAGGTTTTGTAGAGTATTAGCCGTTGCCCATACCCGTTCTAGTAATTCTTGTTGGAAACAGAGCGAATTAGCCGTGAAAGATGGCATTTTTGTTCTGCCTAACTGGAATGTTGCCAGTAATGATAGAACAGCCAGAGAACTTAAGCTACATGATGCAATTCTGTATTTAGAGTATATGGTAGAGAAAGGTTATAAGCCTGATTTAACCCAAGCTACCAATCTGGTTTATGCCCTTTGCCAACACGATAAGGCCGGAAAAGCCACCCGAGTTATGCTAACAATTGTTAGGTCTGGGAGTACGCCAATGGCGTCTTCGTGTGCTTTCTTGGTTAAGTACTTGTGCAAGGTTGGGAGTGTTCGTCGTGCCATTTATCTCGTTGAGAAGATGGAGGAGTATGGGTACGTTGTGAATACGAAGACGTATAATATTCTTATAAGAGGGCTTTATAAGCAAGGGTGCTTGAATTTGAGCCTAGGGTTTATTGATAGATTGATGCAGAAAGGGCTGGTCCCTGATGCGTATACTTATTCTATAATGCTTGAAGTTATCTCGAGGGAGAGGGGGGTTGATGAGGCTATGGTGCTCTTGGAGGTCATAGCGGCCAAGGGTGGGAAACCTAATTTGGTTTGTTACAATGTCGTGTTGATTGGGTTGTGCAAGGAGAGAAGAGTAGACGAAGCTGTTCAGTTGTTTAGGAAATTGCCATCGATTCGGATTTATCCCAACGTTGCTAGCTACAATGTACTATTGAGGAGCTTGGGCTCGGAAGGGCGTTGGGAGGAGGCAAATCGGCTTCTTGCTGACATGGACCGAG from Ipomoea triloba cultivar NCNSP0323 chromosome 6, ASM357664v1 includes:
- the LOC116021712 gene encoding pentatricopeptide repeat-containing protein At1g79080, chloroplastic-like yields the protein MTMLINSSPPLTNPSSDLARKPCEFLPERPKLYDSFLHKKRFCRVLAVAHTRSSNSCWKQSELAVKDGIFVLPNWNVASNDRTARELKLHDAILYLEYMVEKGYKPDLTQATNLVYALCQHDKAGKATRVMLTIVRSGSTPMASSCAFLVKYLCKVGSVRRAIYLVEKMEEYGYVVNTKTYNILIRGLYKQGCLNLSLGFIDRLMQKGLVPDAYTYSIMLEVISRERGVDEAMVLLEVIAAKGGKPNLVCYNVVLIGLCKERRVDEAVQLFRKLPSIRIYPNVASYNVLLRSLGSEGRWEEANRLLADMDREGILPTTATYNILIDSLASHGRIRSAIDILEEMHSGVTLRATADSYNPIITHLCKEKKVPDVINYLNQMIDQQCDPNPGTYNAIAVLCEEGMVHEAFKILERLRAIKGHPVNDFYRNVISILCRMGNTYPAFQLLCDITASVFTPDKFTYSYLIKGLCKERMQNAAIEIVRILEANCYRPNAKNFGALVIGLCKGGRTDLALSVYEEMIEKGYMPDEKTYSIIVEGLVYEEEKELAGLVLKELHMQKVISTDMMQWLALQYELEEGLSV